The Streptomyces sp. NBC_01591 genome window below encodes:
- a CDS encoding MarR family winged helix-turn-helix transcriptional regulator translates to MIDKNLTSSVICGHRELATSRGGGALDPRRAAVGSLTFLVRRAWLNMRSAIAGELTAFGLSTSQYATLLMTEAQPGMSASAIAREVASSRQAANEMLVGLEQEGLIERRPNPSDRRSHQIFVTESGRARLTDARKAVDRCEAELEASFTPKQRVAIREWLEGISRTRN, encoded by the coding sequence ATGATCGACAAGAACTTGACAAGCTCGGTGATCTGCGGTCATCGGGAACTTGCCACTAGCCGAGGAGGCGGAGCGTTGGATCCCCGCAGGGCCGCGGTCGGCTCGCTGACCTTTCTGGTCCGCAGGGCCTGGCTGAACATGAGGTCGGCGATCGCCGGGGAACTCACGGCGTTCGGGCTGTCGACCTCGCAGTACGCCACCCTCCTGATGACCGAGGCGCAGCCCGGGATGTCGGCGTCGGCCATCGCACGAGAGGTGGCGAGCTCCCGGCAGGCCGCCAACGAGATGCTCGTCGGGCTCGAACAGGAGGGGCTGATCGAGCGGCGGCCGAATCCGTCCGACCGGCGCAGCCATCAGATCTTCGTCACCGAGTCCGGGCGAGCACGTCTGACTGATGCCCGCAAAGCCGTCGACCGCTGCGAAGCCGAACTGGAAGCCTCGTTCACGCCAAAGCAGCGCGTCGCGATCCGCGAATGGCTTGAAGGGATCTCCAGAACGCGTAATTGA
- a CDS encoding helix-turn-helix transcriptional regulator — protein sequence MGEFLSAPSGTHQATRPERFSGVERGRFIEQFDSANEMRVSALKSVTRARYDVTLSALSPEWYSGERGRAVRKIVGEAERRGVTVRELYHRDDLPHWCTPEYLLSAAERGSQVRITDTKLQELVIVDSQVAFMRTQVGLSQEHYLATWAPPLIKNLQSLLVAAWNGASEPVSYLRYLRSNFDEADRQIINELACGLKDEVAARRLGISLRTYRRRVAEIMSRLDANSRFQAGVHALRDGLVSRGGREEEFLYPSSA from the coding sequence ATGGGGGAATTCTTGTCGGCGCCTTCGGGGACTCATCAGGCAACCCGCCCGGAAAGGTTTTCGGGAGTTGAGCGGGGAAGGTTCATTGAGCAATTCGACAGTGCGAACGAGATGCGAGTTTCTGCTCTGAAGTCCGTCACGCGGGCCCGCTATGACGTTACATTATCGGCACTGAGCCCGGAGTGGTATTCCGGTGAACGAGGCCGGGCGGTACGGAAAATTGTTGGTGAAGCGGAACGGCGGGGAGTCACCGTACGGGAGCTCTATCATCGCGACGACCTCCCCCACTGGTGCACTCCGGAATACCTGCTGTCCGCCGCAGAGCGCGGCAGCCAGGTCCGGATCACCGACACCAAACTGCAGGAACTCGTGATCGTGGACTCCCAGGTCGCCTTCATGCGGACCCAGGTGGGCCTCTCCCAGGAGCACTACCTGGCGACCTGGGCACCGCCACTGATCAAGAATTTACAGTCATTGCTCGTGGCCGCCTGGAATGGTGCCAGCGAGCCGGTGAGTTACCTGCGTTACCTCCGGTCCAATTTCGATGAGGCGGATCGTCAGATCATCAACGAGCTGGCATGCGGACTCAAGGACGAGGTGGCCGCCCGCCGGTTGGGAATATCGCTCCGAACCTATCGACGACGAGTGGCGGAAATAATGAGCCGACTAGATGCGAATTCCCGGTTCCAAGCCGGTGTTCATGCACTGCGGGACGGCCTGGTGAGCCGCGGAGGGCGCGAGGAAGAATTCCTTTACCCGAGCTCTGCCTGA